The sequence below is a genomic window from Geothermobacter ehrlichii.
TCTGAATTCATAGACACTTCGGGCGCCGGGCACCAGGTGCCGGACGCGGAATCAGGGGGTCAGATTCGGATGCCAGCCGCCCATCACGCGGATGCGCGCCGACAAAAAACAAAACCTCTATTGCAGCTCTTGCGAATTATCCGCGTTCATCTGCGTCCATCCGCGGCTAACAAACCAGGGCTAGAAAAAACTCTCCGGCACAACGACCACATCCTCCGGCTTCACGACCATGTTCATCGGCACCCGGTCGAAAATCTTCTCCTTGCCGTCGGTCTTGCGGATCAGCTTGACCCGGCCGCGGGCGGCGAGGTTGGTGAAGCCGCCGGCCTCGGTGATCGCCTTGAGCACGGTCATCCCCGGCTCGACCCTGTACGAGTCGGGACTGCGCACCTCGCCGGTGACATAGATCATGCCGGCCTTGAGAATGAAGACATTGTCACCGTTCTGCAGAGGGATATCGAGACGGCTGTCGCCGGTTTCGAACAGGCGCTCCAGGTCGACCTGGATCACCTTCTCGTTGCCGCCTTCGAGCCGGCGATGAACGGTGGCGGTATCACCGGCGTCCCGGGCCAGGCCGCCGGCCTTGGAGATCAGTTCGAGCAGCGTGGTGGAGCCGGTCAGCTCGTAGAGGCCGGGACGCTCCACCTGCCCGACGATCACCACTTTGCTGCTGCGGAATTCCTTGACGAAGACCGAAACCTGCGGATTGATGATGTAGCCGTCACCCAGGGCCGCCGCCAGTTTCGCGGCGACCTGGTTCACCGTCAGGCCACCGATGTCGAGCTGGCCGATCAGAGGAAAGATGATGCTGCCGTCGCCGCCGACGCGCACCGTGGTAGCAAGATCGGGATGATCGTAGACCGTGACCTCGAGAACATCCCCGTCGCCGACCCTGTAATCCTTTTCGGCCGCCGCGACGACGGCCAGGTCCAGGCACAGAACCGCCGCCAGGGCCAGAACAACCACTTTTTTCATCATTCCCGGTTCATCCTATTGCAGAAAGCTGTCAATTCAAGTTCATGACAAGTGACGGGTGACAGGCAGCAGGAATCTTTTGCCGTTGTTCCCTGCCCATTCACTGTCGTGCCAATTAATTTATTGTCCACGTCCATCCGCGACTAAAAACCAAAACCTTTCAAACCGCCGATGACGCCGATGCACGCCGATTGAAAACCAAAACCTTTATGATTTTTCAGGTTCTACGATTTCATCCGCGTCCATCCGCGTCCATCCGCGGCTAAACCAAAGATTTTTCTAACCGCCGATCACGCCGATGCACGCCGATTGAAAACCAAAACCTTTATGATTTTTCAGGTTCTATGATTTCATCTGCGTCCATCAGCGGCTGACACCAGAGATTTTTCTGCCGCAGATTACGCGGATTCACACTGATTCTACATCACCGCCGTCAGGTTCAGATAGGCGGCATTGTTGTCGTAATCGAAGGTGTCGAAATTCGAGTCGCGCTGCTCGAAGGCATACCCGAAGCTGACGTTGAGCCATTTACGCACGTTCCAGCCGACGCCCAGGCCGCACCGCAGGTAGTCGTCATCGCGAAAACCGGTCTGGCCGCCGATGGTGATCTGGTCATTGTACTCGTCGCGCAGCCACGACAGGTCCAGCTTCAGACTGGTCTTGGCGGTCATCTTCCACAGGTAGCCGAGAGAGACGAAATCCGACAGCCGGTCGTCGGTACCTGAGATGTCCGATTCGTTGGTCTGCCGGGTCACCGCCAGGTTCAGCGACGATTTCGGGGTCAGCTGGTGGCTCAGCTGAAGCTCGCCGATGAACTCGTCCTTGTCGTCGGAACTGCGGTGGTCGAACTTCTTCTGCCCGTAGCCCGCCTTGACCATGCCGCGCGATTTCGCCGTCAGCTGCCAGCTCAGGCCGGCGAAGTAATGATGCTCCTCGCTGTCGTCCTGGATCTCCCGGTCATAGCGGATGTCGATATACTCGTACTGGACGAACAGCCTTGTTTTCGGCGTCAGCCGGTAGCCCAGCGCCAGACCACCCTTCAGGTCGTCGCGATCGCGAAAGGCGTTGCGGGCGTCGTCGTAATCGAGGGCGTAATAGCCGACTTCCAGCCGCAGATCGGTGCGGGGACCGATTTCCCAGGTCACCAGGTCGTTCAGGGTCAGGGCGGTATAGTCGTCGGTCTGCGGCAACTGGTTGACACCGGTGCTGTAGGGATCGTGGGTATCATCGTAGACCGCCAGCAGGTTCATCCCCAGCCCGCCGCGCAGGTTGACATCGAGCATCGCCTCGCCGCGCTGGATGGTCTCTTCCTGGTCGCTGAAGTTTTCGTTGCGGTAGAAATCGGCACTGTACCCGCCATACAGCTGGAAGCGCCGGCCGGTATCCTGCCGGAAACGGGTCAGCGGCATGCCGCCGGGCGTGGTGTTCAGGGTGGTGGTCTTTTCCGGCGCCTGCTTCATCGCCGGAAAGGCGCCCCAGATGCCGGGAGTGACCACCGTCACCCACTCGTCCTCTTCATTGTCCGGCGTATTGAAGAAATTGTCGGTGTAGATCTGGCCGACCGAAAGATAGGGGTGCACATAGCCGGTGCGGCCGCCGAAGACGTCACCGGCGCTCTGCGCCTCGAAACGCGGGCCGGCAAGATACCCGCCCGGCGGCGCGACCGTCTCATCCGCGGCCGGTCCGGCCACGGGCAACAGACACAGAACGAGCCCGGCAAGGGCCAAAAAACGTTTCATCGACAAACCTCCACCCTAAGCACACGGCGCCTGAGACACTAGCAGGCCGTTGAAAAACGCCCATCTGCCCCATAAACGCCTTTGATTTTTTCCACCCCCCAAAACCGTACAGG
It includes:
- a CDS encoding SLBB domain-containing protein, translating into MMKKVVVLALAAVLCLDLAVVAAAEKDYRVGDGDVLEVTVYDHPDLATTVRVGGDGSIIFPLIGQLDIGGLTVNQVAAKLAAALGDGYIINPQVSVFVKEFRSSKVVIVGQVERPGLYELTGSTTLLELISKAGGLARDAGDTATVHRRLEGGNEKVIQVDLERLFETGDSRLDIPLQNGDNVFILKAGMIYVTGEVRSPDSYRVEPGMTVLKAITEAGGFTNLAARGRVKLIRKTDGKEKIFDRVPMNMVVKPEDVVVVPESFF
- a CDS encoding outer membrane beta-barrel protein, with product MKRFLALAGLVLCLLPVAGPAADETVAPPGGYLAGPRFEAQSAGDVFGGRTGYVHPYLSVGQIYTDNFFNTPDNEEDEWVTVVTPGIWGAFPAMKQAPEKTTTLNTTPGGMPLTRFRQDTGRRFQLYGGYSADFYRNENFSDQEETIQRGEAMLDVNLRGGLGMNLLAVYDDTHDPYSTGVNQLPQTDDYTALTLNDLVTWEIGPRTDLRLEVGYYALDYDDARNAFRDRDDLKGGLALGYRLTPKTRLFVQYEYIDIRYDREIQDDSEEHHYFAGLSWQLTAKSRGMVKAGYGQKKFDHRSSDDKDEFIGELQLSHQLTPKSSLNLAVTRQTNESDISGTDDRLSDFVSLGYLWKMTAKTSLKLDLSWLRDEYNDQITIGGQTGFRDDDYLRCGLGVGWNVRKWLNVSFGYAFEQRDSNFDTFDYDNNAAYLNLTAVM